One Microcaecilia unicolor chromosome 4, aMicUni1.1, whole genome shotgun sequence genomic region harbors:
- the CWC15 gene encoding spliceosome-associated protein CWC15 homolog, protein MTTAARPTFEPARGGRGKEGDLSQLSKQYSSRDLPSHTKIKYRQPTQDAPEEVRSRDFRRELEERERVAVREKNRDRPTREHTTSSSVSKKPRLDQIPAANLDADDPLTDEDDEDDDESEEESDDDSAALMAELEKIKKERAEEQARKEQEQKAEEERIRMENILSGNPLLNLTGPTQAPAVFKVKRRWDDDVVFKNCAKGVDELKKDKRFVNDTLRSEFHKKFMEKYIK, encoded by the exons ATGACTACAGCGGCCAGGCCAACGTTTGAACCtgcaagaggaggaagagggaaagaaGGTGATTTGAGTCAGCTTTCAAAACAGTATTCCAGCAGAGACCTCCCATCCCACACTAAAATCAAATACAG ACAGCCCACACAGGATGCTCCCGAGGAGGTGCGCAGCCGGGACTTCAGGAGGGAACTGGAAGAGAGAGAGCGAGTTGCTGTAAGGGAAAAAAACAGAGACCGACCAACTCGAG AGCACACAACGTCTTCCTCTGTGTCTAAAAAACCTCGGTTAGACCAGATCCCAGCAGCCAACCTTGACGCAGATGATCCACTCACAGAT GAGGATGATGAAGATGATGACGAGTCTGAGGAGGAGAGTGACGATGACAGTGCAGCACTCATGGCAGAGCTGGAAAAGATCAAGAAAGAGCGTGCCGAAGAGCAGGCTCGCAAG GAACAAGAACAAAAGGCTGAAGAAGAGAGGATTCGAATGGAAAATATTCTGAGTGGTAACCCCCTGCTGAATCTAACGGGCCCAACCCAGGCTCCAGCTGTCTTCAAAGTGAAGCGAAG GTGGGATGATGACGTTGTGTTCAAGAACTGTGCCAAGGGGGTAGATGAGCTAAAGAAGGACAAGAGGTTTGTAAATGATACTCTACGATCCGAATTCCACAAGAAGTTCATGGAAAAATATATCAAATAG